From Oreochromis aureus strain Israel breed Guangdong linkage group 4, ZZ_aureus, whole genome shotgun sequence, a single genomic window includes:
- the LOC120440045 gene encoding uncharacterized protein LOC120440045: protein MAREQYENSLMKAEDGTVLGEHLALKAFIRNSVGKGKTTLKANFKPIAQVTVKCIICHEDALSPLLFSIGLNPLNQVINKTGASSWKPSPRFIGPYTLDSPTAVKLRLPPALQIHSVFHVSHVKPVLSSLLCPPPDPPPPTWLIDGHPAFTIWRILDVQRGLTAGRILVGRQEASHEGGGTVMIWHPHPDAGPPDSLTVLLTPRASLPPCLNVRNFGLLTTHPDHSPLHATDPPTAMTLTLSQDPAIQSDSPFGPNHRTAVSTVEKLLIVYIAQVT from the exons atggcaagggaacaatatgagaacagcctCATGAAGGCTGAAGACGGCACAGTACTGGGAGAGCATTT AGCCCTaaaagccttcatcaggaattcAGTGGGAAAGGGGAAGACAACACTaaaggccaacttcaagccaatTGCGCAAGTCACCGTCAAGTGCATTATTTGCCATGAAGATGCTCTGTCCCCGCTGCTGTTCAGCAttggcctgaaccccctcaaccaggtcattaacaagactgg AGCGTCCTCCTGGAAACCGTCGCCTCGATTCATCGGCCCCTATACATTGGACAGCCCCACAGCTGTCAAGCTTCGTTTACCTCCAGCCTTACAGATTCATTCTGTTTTTCACGTCTCCCACGTGAAACCGGTACTGTCTAGCCTCCTGTGCCCACCTCCTGACCCCCCACCTCCCACCTGGCTCATCGACGGACACCCAGCCTTCACCATCTGGCGTATCCTGGATGTGCAGCGGG GTCTCACCGCGGGGCGGATTCTGGTCGGCCGCCAGGAGGCGTCCCATgagggggggggtactgtcatgatcTGG CACCCCCATCCGGACGCTGGACCTCCCGACAGTCTCACAGTTTTACTCACTCCACGGGCCTCCCTGCCTCCCTGCCTCAACGTCCGGAATTTTGGATTACTTACCACTCACCCGGACCACTCTCCCCTCCACGCTACCGATCCACCCACGGCAA TGACTCTGACCCTTTCCCAGGACCCAGCCATCCAGTCTGACTCTCCCTTTGGCCCAAACCACAGAACTGCAGTTTCCACAGTTGAAAAATTACTGATTGTTTACATAGCTCAGGTCACATAA